From Hydra vulgaris chromosome 15, alternate assembly HydraT2T_AEP, one genomic window encodes:
- the LOC136072102 gene encoding fibroblast growth factor receptor 3-like isoform X5: MESHECGSRCYSISECTHFSWSSYSGGTCWMKYGTVSKTDAISSEQGTVCGVVKEKGIEWVGSWGKDCDFLEHDLANVTIKRHQCGGRCSSTPNCTHFSWSSYNGGICRMKYGTVFKSDAISGKKGMMCGVIYEKAIKWNGNSAIDCDFPERDLTNAITKQNECSGRCSSTPGCTHFTWNTLNGGTCWMKQGVVSKSDAIASEKGMMCGVIIKKSLSKTSIITTAILVPVVAVLVVLAVVIGFRICIKKKVPFQNNNLHLKQLENKNKNSYLTDNWEIFPDSIVLNKKVGQGAFGNVFVAKISSSVLAKTCYASQTNMILHDIKEDSAVNVAVKLLKDNASQSEINDFGNEINLMKGIGYHKNIVNMIGWSTVRNQLCLVVEFMENGDLLNFLRNRRTKYIASMMEGDSSNMSTQNYQKLLEKTSLVHDTTLVDTEAMTPNDLICFAWQVASGMEYLSLNKLVHRDLAARNILISADKKVKVSDFGLTRKVNDDLNYTSCTHRRLPVKWMSVEAIFDQMFTSYSDVWAYGVVLFEIVTLGGTPYPGLSNCELLARLKIGYRMERPDNCSQIMYDHMLHCWNEDPLKRPSFTELRELFEEVLCRGGHYFTFEINEKNNYYSVPSFNSITSDANDEAQEFLKKHVYSVKEMN; the protein is encoded by the exons ATGGAATCACATGAGTGCGGGAGCAGATGCTATTCCATATCTGAGTGTACTCATTTTTCTTGGAGCAGCTATAGTGGAGGAACTTGTTGGATGAAATATGGGACTGTCTCAAAAACTGATGCAATATCTAGCGAGCAAGGCACGGTGTGTGGAGTAGTTAAAGAAA AAGGTATTGAATGGGTTGGCAGTTGGGGTAAAGATTGTGATTTCCTTGAGCATGACTTGGCTAATGTTACAATAAAACGACACCAGTGTGGAGGCAGATGCTCTTCCACACCTAACTGTACTCATTTTTCCTGGAGCAGCTATAATGGAGGAATTTGTCGGATGAAATATGGGACTGTTTTTAAATCTGATGCAATAAGTGGCAAGAAAGGCATGATGTGTGGAGTAATATATGaaa AAGCTATAAAATGGAATGGCAACTCGGCTATCGATTGTGATTTCCCTGAACGGGACTTAACTAATGCTATAACAAAGCAAAATGAGTGTAGCGGCAGATGCTCTTCTACACCAGGCTGTACTCATTTTACCTGGAACACCTTAAATGGTGGAACTTGTTGGATGAAACAAGGGGTTGTCTCAAAATCTGATGCTATAGCTAGCGAGAAAGGCATGATGTGTGgagtaattattaaaa aatcaTTATCTAAAACGTCTATCATCACTACTGCGATTCTTGTTCCTGTTGTTGCTGTTCTTGTTGTACTTGCTGTTGTTATTGGATTTAGaatctgtattaaaaaaaaagttccattccaaaataataatttgcatCTCAAGCAATTAGA aaacaaaaacaaaaacagttatCTAACAGACAACTGGGAAATTTTTCCTGATTCcatagttttgaataaaaaagttggtCAAGGAGCATTTGGTAatgtttttgttgcaaaaattaGTTCTAGCGTTTTAGCTAAAACTTGTTATGCAAGTCAAACTAATATGATTTTACATGATATTAAAGAAGATTCTGCTGTTAACGTTGCAGTGAAACTTTTAAAAG ATAATGCAAGTCAATCAGAGATTAATGATTTTGGTAATGAGATTAATCTGATGAAAGGTATTGGGTATCATAAGAATATTGTGAATATGATTGGTTGGTCCACAGTTAGGAATCAATTGTGTTTAGTAGTTGAATTTATGGAAAATGGagatttgttaaattttctgaGAAATAGACGAACAAag tATATAGCTTCAATGATGGAGGGAGATTCATCCAACATGTCCACACAGAACTACCAAAAATTGCTtgag aaaacaaGTTTAGTGCACGATACTACCCTAGTTGACACTGAGGCCATGACACCTAATGACTTAATTTGTTTTGCGTGGCAAGTGGCATCGGGAATG GAATATCTTTCGCTTAATAAACTGGTACACCGAGACCTTGCTGCAAGAAATATCTTAATTAGTGctgataaaaaagttaaagtatcTGATTTTGGTTTAACACGTAAAGTCAACGATGACTTAAATTATACGAGCTGTACTCATCGTCGTTTACCAGTTAAGTGGATGTCAGTTGAAGCAATATTTGACCAAATGTTTACGTCATATAGTGATGT gtGGGCGTACGGcgttgttttatttgaaattgtaaCGCTGG GAGGAACTCCTTATCCTGGATTAAGTAATTGTGAGCTCCTTGCTCGTTTAAAAATCGGTTACCGAATGGAGCGACCAGATAATTGCTCTCaaattat GTATGACCACATGTTACATTGTTGGAATGAAGATCCATTAAAACGACCCAGCTTTACTGAGTTACGCGAGTTGTTTGAAGAAGTATTATGTCGAGGTGGACATTATTTTACCTTTGAAATCAacgaaaaaaataactattatagtGTACCATCATTCAATAGCATTACTTCTGATGCAAACGATGAAGcacaagaatttttaaaaaagcatgttTATTCGGTCAaagaaatgaattaa